A region from the Dethiosulfovibrio faecalis genome encodes:
- a CDS encoding linear amide C-N hydrolase, with product MKKLRITLVLLIIFSSLTMKGSACSISLLGNDQKTLIARNMDWPEPTGMVLKNLSGIEKTAMLSPDGSTPYTWTSSYGSITFDLVVETRSYGELSAPGCGLNEAGFYAATLFVDPPKYPGPGSKPFLSCIEVVRVLLDTCSNVSEALSKFNEFGITGLVIDDELSCDMHWFLADKEGNCAIVEFPPENSGTISVNYPGKKCMTNDYYGPSYANLARYQGFGGTLPIPSDEHKRTSDVRFVRDVYFSEKVMAKEDISKDDGFFVMGKVAQTEGTKGSDSPTDWTIVYDLKDLNLSWTAVNNELRRDIDLNRLDFSSSGKVTSMDIQSSGSGDVTSNFGEKTEGTSSGCNVGATSCTLALLLVPLVFMGKR from the coding sequence GTGAAAAAACTACGAATAACCTTGGTATTATTGATCATTTTTTCGAGCTTAACCATGAAGGGATCGGCATGTTCCATATCTCTTCTGGGAAACGACCAAAAAACCTTGATCGCCAGAAACATGGACTGGCCGGAACCAACCGGGATGGTCTTGAAGAACCTGAGTGGGATAGAGAAAACAGCCATGCTTTCCCCCGACGGTTCCACTCCGTATACTTGGACCTCCTCCTACGGAAGCATAACTTTCGACCTTGTGGTGGAGACTCGCTCGTATGGGGAGCTCAGCGCTCCCGGATGCGGACTCAACGAAGCGGGTTTCTATGCGGCCACGCTGTTCGTGGACCCGCCGAAATATCCCGGACCTGGAAGCAAGCCTTTTCTCAGCTGCATAGAGGTGGTAAGGGTTCTGCTGGACACTTGCTCAAACGTGTCGGAGGCTTTAAGCAAATTCAACGAATTCGGGATTACCGGATTGGTCATAGACGATGAGCTCTCCTGCGATATGCACTGGTTTCTCGCAGACAAAGAGGGAAACTGCGCCATCGTGGAATTCCCTCCGGAAAACTCGGGGACGATCTCAGTCAACTATCCGGGCAAAAAGTGCATGACCAACGATTATTACGGCCCCAGTTACGCCAACTTGGCTAGGTATCAGGGATTCGGAGGCACTCTGCCCATTCCTTCCGACGAACACAAAAGGACGTCCGACGTAAGATTCGTTCGCGACGTTTATTTTTCGGAAAAGGTAATGGCGAAAGAGGACATATCCAAAGACGACGGATTTTTCGTAATGGGAAAGGTGGCTCAGACGGAAGGGACCAAGGGCTCGGACTCGCCGACGGATTGGACCATCGTCTACGACCTTAAGGATCTCAATCTATCCTGGACCGCTGTAAATAACGAACTGCGAAGGGATATCGATCTTAACCGCCTTGACTTCTCTTCGTCGGGAAAGGTGACATCCATGGATATCCAGTCATCCGGCTCGGGAGACGTCACGTCGAACTTCGGCGAAAAAACCGAAGGGACCAGCAGCGGCTGTAACGTCGGAGCTACATCATGCACTCTGGCGCTTCTACTCGTCCCACTCGTGTTTATGGGGAAACGATAA
- a CDS encoding acetylserotonin O-methyltransferase, whose protein sequence is MRKELPKVNSDWGRFFMFQRETLRWELLKTAIELGLFDLTTDAVTSDDVADGLSLHRENTEHMMNALVALGCLSKEDGKYANSGQAELFLTSEGETSLGESLLYMEKWMLPVMNGGMKDLVKNGPRERKNIADPAIWEQGARITVNHSRCGRAQFIAERVSELPEFQSFGSMLDLGAGPGIIAVAVTSVHDSMKSVVLDQSPVAKVAEEIVREYGMEDRMTVRSGDYMKDDIGSGYDLIMANFTLNFYRDDLSSIMTKVRDALNPGGVFVVMSDGISFDGTGPADSVLSWLPTTLQGEDMSIRTGQISNAMLEAGFGSTEVRVLPDEGGMQGHGPVEMTVGRKKA, encoded by the coding sequence ATGAGAAAAGAACTGCCTAAGGTGAATTCGGATTGGGGAAGGTTTTTTATGTTTCAGCGGGAGACTCTCCGATGGGAACTGCTTAAGACCGCAATAGAGCTCGGCCTGTTCGATCTGACGACCGATGCCGTTACCTCCGACGATGTGGCCGACGGGCTGTCCCTCCATAGGGAAAACACCGAGCATATGATGAACGCCTTGGTCGCTTTGGGATGTCTGTCGAAGGAAGATGGAAAGTACGCAAACAGCGGACAGGCCGAGTTGTTCCTCACGTCAGAAGGCGAGACCTCGCTGGGCGAGTCCTTGCTGTATATGGAAAAATGGATGTTGCCCGTCATGAACGGAGGGATGAAGGACCTGGTGAAAAACGGTCCCAGGGAGAGAAAGAACATAGCCGATCCTGCCATATGGGAGCAGGGGGCGCGTATAACCGTCAATCATTCCCGTTGCGGTCGCGCTCAGTTCATAGCCGAGAGGGTGTCCGAACTGCCGGAGTTCCAGTCGTTTGGCAGCATGCTGGATCTCGGTGCCGGGCCCGGGATAATCGCCGTCGCCGTGACCTCGGTCCACGATTCGATGAAATCCGTGGTTCTCGACCAGTCTCCGGTGGCCAAGGTGGCCGAGGAGATCGTCCGAGAGTACGGTATGGAGGACCGTATGACAGTGAGGTCCGGCGACTACATGAAAGACGATATCGGCTCCGGTTACGACCTGATAATGGCTAATTTCACCTTGAATTTTTATCGTGACGACCTGTCCTCCATAATGACGAAGGTGCGGGATGCGCTCAACCCCGGCGGTGTTTTCGTGGTCATGTCCGACGGAATCAGTTTCGACGGCACTGGCCCGGCGGACAGCGTTCTGAGCTGGTTGCCCACCACGTTGCAGGGCGAGGATATGTCCATCAGGACCGGCCAGATCTCGAATGCCATGCTGGAGGCAGGTTTCGGGTCGACGGAGGTCAGGGTTCTCCCCGACGAGGGCGGCATGCAGGGCCACGGCCCGGTGGAGATGACCGTGGGAAGGAAGAAGGCGTAG